One region of Pseudoalteromonas galatheae genomic DNA includes:
- the mtnK gene encoding S-methyl-5-thioribose kinase translates to MSSYIEFDAEKVIDYITNLGSFFDKDATLSCYEFGDGNLNLVFRVQDTQENSIIVKQALPYARCVGESWPLTLDRARIEASVLQRHGEICPDTTAKVLHHNTELAVTVLEDLGHLRILRGELNQANTFARLGKDVAKYLAKTSFYHSSFYLTPSEKKALVTEFTNPELCSITEDLFFDDPYRDAERNNFPAALQSSVEILRKNKTLLAEVAKLKAQFLNAPETLLHGDVHTGSIFVDAQHTKLIDPEFGFFGPIGFDLGSFIGNLLLNYCAQHARINALPKRRNMQVYLLDSIATTLSSFYVTWLELAKTQTRDLSLQADGYAEYFLTKVLQDAVGYCGCELIRRTIGLAHVADIDAIEDEGARLAVQQRALHLGEQLIINANKCRTTDDVYQLIISFVN, encoded by the coding sequence ATGTCGAGCTACATTGAATTTGATGCAGAAAAAGTTATTGATTACATTACTAATTTAGGAAGCTTCTTTGATAAAGATGCAACCTTGTCTTGTTATGAGTTTGGTGATGGCAATCTGAATTTGGTTTTCCGCGTACAAGATACGCAGGAAAATAGCATCATCGTCAAGCAAGCTTTGCCTTACGCTCGATGTGTGGGAGAGAGCTGGCCACTGACGTTAGACAGAGCCAGAATTGAAGCTAGTGTGTTACAACGTCATGGTGAGATCTGCCCAGATACCACAGCAAAAGTGCTGCATCACAATACAGAGCTTGCGGTAACTGTGTTGGAAGATCTTGGTCATCTACGCATTTTGCGTGGTGAATTAAACCAAGCGAACACCTTTGCAAGACTCGGCAAAGACGTCGCAAAGTATCTAGCAAAAACCAGCTTTTACCACTCAAGCTTTTACTTAACACCGAGTGAAAAGAAAGCCCTAGTCACCGAATTCACTAACCCAGAACTTTGTTCGATCACTGAAGATTTGTTCTTTGACGACCCATACCGCGATGCTGAAAGAAACAACTTTCCTGCTGCATTACAATCATCTGTGGAAATACTGAGAAAAAATAAGACGTTATTAGCTGAAGTGGCAAAACTGAAAGCCCAATTTCTCAATGCACCAGAAACCTTACTTCATGGTGATGTCCATACAGGCAGTATTTTCGTCGATGCACAGCATACAAAGCTAATCGATCCAGAGTTTGGCTTTTTTGGCCCCATTGGCTTCGATTTAGGCTCATTTATCGGCAATTTACTGCTTAACTACTGTGCCCAACATGCCCGCATTAACGCTCTGCCAAAACGTCGAAATATGCAGGTTTATTTACTCGATAGTATCGCCACCACCCTATCAAGCTTCTATGTAACTTGGCTTGAACTGGCGAAAACACAAACACGCGACCTGTCGTTGCAAGCAGATGGCTACGCGGAATACTTCCTCACTAAGGTATTGCAAGACGCGGTTGGTTATTGTGGTTGTGAATTGATCCGCCGCACCATTGGTCTCGCACATGTTGCAGACATAGATGCGATTGAAGATGAAGGCGCGCGCCTAGCGGTGCAACAGCGAGCACTACACTTAGGTGAACAGCTCATTATTAATGCCAATAAATGCCGAACGACCGATGATGTGTATCAGCTAATTATTAGTTTTGTAAACTAG
- a CDS encoding methionine aminotransferase, whose protein sequence is MKSKLPQVGISIFSQMTALANEHGAINLSQGFPEFDAPDYLKSQLSHYVGEGQNQYSPSAGVPSLQAQVAALIERRYQVNVSGQEQITVTSGATEALFVAIQAIVSEGDEVIVFDPAYDSYEPAIELAGGKAVHIALTAPHYQIDWQQVAASINPNTRAIIINTPHNPTAKTLKPSDIAQLKQLLNQHDLLLISDEVYEHITFDGLPHLSALTDPVLFERAFVISSFGKTFHSTGWKMGYCVAPKQMTVEFRKIHQYVTFSSFTPAQLALADMLAEHPEHVDELSGFYQQKRDVLVKALASSRFTLLPSEGTYFLLLDYSEISDLDDVAFCRYLVEEVGVAAVPLSVFYQQASEDKVIRLCFAKENKTLEEAAKRLCQL, encoded by the coding sequence GTGAAAAGTAAATTACCTCAGGTTGGAATTAGCATATTTAGCCAAATGACGGCATTAGCGAATGAGCATGGTGCGATCAACCTATCGCAAGGCTTTCCGGAGTTTGATGCGCCTGATTACCTCAAATCACAACTGAGCCACTATGTTGGCGAAGGTCAAAACCAGTATTCGCCTTCTGCTGGCGTACCGAGCTTGCAAGCACAAGTTGCGGCATTAATTGAACGTCGTTATCAGGTGAATGTTTCAGGACAAGAACAGATCACGGTGACCTCGGGCGCAACGGAAGCACTCTTCGTGGCAATTCAGGCGATAGTATCTGAAGGGGACGAAGTTATTGTATTTGATCCAGCTTACGACTCTTATGAGCCAGCAATTGAACTGGCTGGGGGGAAAGCCGTGCACATCGCGTTGACTGCACCGCATTACCAAATTGATTGGCAGCAAGTCGCAGCGAGTATCAACCCAAATACCCGTGCTATTATCATCAATACACCGCATAATCCGACGGCTAAAACGCTGAAGCCGTCAGATATAGCGCAGCTGAAACAGTTGCTAAATCAGCATGACTTGTTATTGATCAGTGATGAAGTATACGAGCATATTACCTTTGATGGTTTGCCCCATTTGAGCGCATTAACTGATCCTGTATTGTTTGAGCGTGCGTTTGTGATCTCAAGCTTTGGTAAAACTTTTCATAGTACAGGCTGGAAAATGGGCTACTGTGTGGCGCCAAAGCAAATGACTGTTGAGTTTAGAAAGATCCATCAGTATGTAACATTCTCAAGCTTCACTCCGGCACAACTTGCATTGGCAGATATGCTTGCTGAACATCCTGAGCACGTTGATGAGCTGAGTGGATTTTATCAACAAAAACGCGATGTTCTGGTTAAGGCGTTAGCGTCAAGCCGATTTACTTTGTTGCCAAGTGAAGGGACTTATTTTTTGCTTTTGGATTACAGTGAAATTTCTGATCTTGATGATGTTGCCTTTTGTCGCTATCTGGTGGAAGAGGTTGGGGTGGCGGCAGTGCCACTCAGTGTTTTTTACCAACAAGCATCTGAAGACAAGGTCATTCGATTATGCTTTGCTAAGGAAAATAAGACATTAGAAGAGGCTGCAAAACGCTTATGTCAACTTTAA
- the mtnC gene encoding acireductone synthase, which translates to MIKAILTDIEGTITRISFVKEILFPYAAAHLPQFIRDHQHDAAVTEQISAVRAELDNTNADIDTVIAALLEWIAADKKITPLKQLQGLVWQFGYTNGDFTGHLYEDAYQFLTQQKANGRDLYVYSSGSVKAQQLLFAHSDYGDIRPLFSDYFDTKVGAKQEISAYQNIIATLPYEADQILFLSDIVAELDAAKAAGMQTLQLFRDAQATSPEHPVISSFDHFDEGAFS; encoded by the coding sequence ATGATCAAAGCCATTTTAACAGATATTGAAGGGACAATTACCCGCATCTCATTTGTTAAAGAGATACTATTCCCGTATGCTGCTGCGCATTTACCGCAATTTATTCGCGACCATCAGCATGACGCCGCCGTTACCGAGCAAATTAGTGCCGTCAGAGCAGAATTGGATAATACTAACGCTGATATTGATACCGTGATTGCCGCGCTACTTGAGTGGATCGCCGCTGATAAAAAAATCACGCCATTAAAACAGCTACAGGGTCTCGTTTGGCAGTTTGGCTATACAAACGGCGATTTTACCGGACATTTGTATGAAGATGCCTACCAGTTTTTAACACAACAAAAAGCGAATGGCCGCGACCTCTACGTATATTCGTCGGGTTCTGTGAAAGCGCAGCAGCTACTATTTGCCCACTCAGACTATGGTGATATTCGCCCGCTATTTAGTGACTACTTTGATACTAAAGTGGGTGCCAAGCAGGAAATTTCGGCGTATCAGAATATTATTGCAACCCTACCGTATGAAGCGGATCAAATCCTCTTTTTAAGCGATATCGTAGCCGAGCTAGACGCGGCAAAGGCCGCTGGCATGCAAACATTACAACTGTTTAGAGATGCACAAGCAACATCACCTGAACATCCAGTTATATCAAGCTTTGACCATTTTGATGAAGGGGCATTTTCATGA
- the mtnA gene encoding S-methyl-5-thioribose-1-phosphate isomerase, whose product MKTLIARSLKFESGVVQVLDQYLLPHQQVWHECRDVATMSELILTLKVRGAPLIGLAASLLIGYLAEQGKDKNTIARSIDELEATRPTAVNLMHYMARLREALQANDWQQQVVTTAEQLFEEDTALCERMANIGAELVNAGDNILTHCNTGALATAGVGTALGVIHHAAKQHGDIHVWVDETRPLLQGGRLTAFELDAWQIPYTLICDNMAASLMAAGKVDKIFVGADRIAANGDFANKVGTYNLAVLAHFHNIPFYVVAPITTLDRSCPNGAAIPIEQRAKSEVTGVSGSFGDCQWAPNNAEVYNPAFDVTPASLITGWVLDTGLFTGDDVLIGAFKKD is encoded by the coding sequence ATGAAAACCTTAATTGCACGTAGTCTTAAATTTGAATCGGGCGTGGTACAGGTATTGGATCAATACTTACTACCACACCAACAGGTGTGGCATGAATGCCGCGACGTTGCGACGATGAGCGAGCTCATTCTGACACTTAAGGTTCGCGGCGCTCCGCTTATCGGTTTAGCGGCAAGTTTGTTAATTGGTTATCTTGCCGAGCAGGGAAAAGATAAAAACACAATTGCCCGTTCGATAGATGAACTTGAAGCAACACGCCCTACAGCGGTGAACTTAATGCACTACATGGCGAGATTGCGTGAAGCGTTACAAGCGAATGATTGGCAACAACAAGTGGTCACAACCGCAGAACAGTTATTTGAAGAAGACACTGCGCTATGCGAGCGTATGGCAAATATAGGTGCAGAGCTTGTGAATGCGGGAGACAATATTCTTACTCACTGTAATACTGGTGCGCTGGCAACGGCAGGTGTAGGCACCGCTCTTGGCGTAATCCATCATGCTGCAAAACAACATGGTGACATTCATGTTTGGGTTGATGAGACTAGGCCACTGTTACAAGGTGGTCGGCTTACTGCGTTCGAACTAGATGCATGGCAAATCCCATACACGCTAATCTGTGACAATATGGCTGCGAGTTTAATGGCGGCGGGTAAAGTCGATAAAATCTTTGTAGGGGCAGATAGGATTGCGGCAAACGGTGATTTTGCGAATAAAGTTGGCACTTACAATCTCGCGGTGTTAGCTCATTTCCATAATATTCCTTTTTATGTGGTTGCCCCGATCACAACGTTGGATAGAAGCTGTCCAAATGGCGCAGCCATTCCAATTGAACAACGCGCCAAAAGCGAAGTAACCGGTGTCAGTGGTAGTTTTGGTGATTGCCAATGGGCACCCAACAATGCAGAGGTATACAACCCAGCATTCGATGTTACGCCAGCGAGTTTGATCACCGGATGGGTGTTGGATACGGGGTTGTTTACGGGTGATGATGTTTTAATAGGCGCTTTCAAAAAAGACTAA
- a CDS encoding methylthioribulose 1-phosphate dehydratase, with the protein MHTQAAKLALIEAGAWVAQQGWVPATGGNFSIKTDSGFVVTASGFDKGKLTPEQFLELDTTGTIIAGGGKPSAETALHLKLYELCAGAQCILHTHSVAATVLSRFIQGEQFQICGYEMQKSLSGIQSHEETLSIAIFDNDQDIERLAQRVAQSHQTTPVIHGVLIRGHGLYAVGRTVQETRRHIEGLEFLFACELERIKLEGRQ; encoded by the coding sequence ATGCACACACAAGCCGCAAAACTCGCGCTTATCGAAGCAGGAGCTTGGGTTGCTCAGCAAGGCTGGGTTCCCGCGACTGGTGGTAATTTCTCTATCAAAACAGACTCTGGCTTTGTTGTCACGGCCAGCGGCTTTGATAAAGGTAAATTAACACCAGAACAATTTCTGGAATTAGACACCACAGGCACCATCATTGCTGGTGGTGGCAAGCCTTCAGCCGAAACCGCATTACACCTAAAATTATATGAATTATGCGCGGGTGCACAGTGCATATTACACACTCATTCCGTTGCTGCGACGGTGTTATCGCGATTTATTCAAGGCGAGCAATTTCAGATCTGTGGTTATGAAATGCAAAAGTCACTGTCTGGCATTCAATCGCATGAAGAAACCTTATCCATTGCTATTTTTGATAACGATCAGGATATAGAGCGGCTAGCACAGCGCGTGGCGCAATCTCATCAAACTACACCGGTTATACACGGTGTATTGATCCGAGGTCACGGGTTATACGCAGTGGGCCGTACAGTGCAAGAAACGCGTCGTCATATTGAGGGCTTAGAGTTTTTATTTGCCTGCGAATTAGAACGCATTAAATTGGAGGGGCGCCAATGA
- a CDS encoding amidohydrolase, giving the protein MSTLTVTLVQTDIQWLSPEANFTHIERLLENVEPSDLILLPETFATGFAVKELGVERYADAAIEFLQQCAQRFEAVVAGSILVPQGDKKANRMVWCQPDGEILHYDKRHLFCLGNEGDFVVAGEHREVFELKGIKFLPQICYDLRFPVFQRNQNDYEVMINIANWPAARRNHWDTLLAARAIENQCFVLAVNRVGEDGYGTAHNGGTKAIDFNGNSLVSAADDQAEVITVKLKLSDLQQYKAKFPAHLDADKFTLA; this is encoded by the coding sequence ATGTCAACTTTAACCGTTACTCTTGTTCAAACAGATATCCAATGGCTTTCACCTGAGGCCAACTTTACCCATATTGAACGTTTGCTAGAAAATGTTGAGCCAAGCGATTTAATTTTGCTACCAGAGACATTTGCTACCGGCTTCGCCGTAAAAGAGCTGGGTGTTGAGCGTTATGCTGATGCAGCCATCGAGTTTTTACAGCAATGTGCTCAGCGCTTTGAAGCTGTTGTTGCGGGCAGCATATTGGTTCCGCAAGGAGATAAAAAGGCCAACCGTATGGTGTGGTGCCAACCGGATGGAGAGATACTTCATTATGACAAAAGACACTTATTCTGTTTAGGTAATGAGGGGGATTTTGTGGTTGCTGGTGAGCACCGTGAAGTGTTCGAATTAAAAGGCATAAAATTCTTACCGCAGATCTGCTATGACTTACGTTTCCCTGTATTTCAGCGTAATCAGAATGATTATGAGGTTATGATTAATATTGCAAACTGGCCAGCGGCACGCCGAAATCATTGGGATACTCTACTGGCTGCTCGTGCAATCGAGAATCAGTGCTTTGTGCTTGCGGTAAATCGCGTAGGTGAAGATGGGTATGGCACCGCGCATAATGGTGGTACAAAAGCGATTGACTTCAATGGTAATAGTCTTGTTTCGGCAGCAGATGACCAAGCAGAAGTTATTACCGTAAAGCTAAAACTGAGCGACTTGCAGCAGTATAAAGCTAAATTTCCAGCCCATCTCGATGCGGATAAATTTACGCTGGCATAA
- a CDS encoding DUF885 domain-containing protein produces MLSPKLKLWTKRSSVAVYLTVALSGCAITGSDNNAEFTQIASDVMKFRSDINAYGRSDVQAEFLLPNLSAEKLATTNQQRLQFLAQLDNIDTSALSEENQINLTILRAQVQNSVDEYRFHSHYMPLTSEYGFHSGLSFMISGHDFKKRAGYELYLARLQQVPRYFNQNIDWMKEGMAVGLTQPKAVLEGYESSIEAYIVDDVTKSEFYGPFTQNQAGLPDAEFKALQQRAKKIIQGDVIAAYQNYLNFFVNEYRPAARAEIGISSTPNGEAFYANRAKYYTTTNMTPKEIHELGLKEVARIRAEMEKIIKKVGFKGSFADFVQFLRTDPQFYAKTPKELLKEAAYIAKKMDAQLPKLFHTLPRKPYGVAPVPASIAPKYTTGRYSGARSDTDAGYYWVNTYALDKRPLYVLEALTLHEAVPGHHLQISLNAELDYLPEYRRNEYISAFGEGWGLYSEFLGIEAGFYQDPYSDFGRLTYEMWRAARLVVDTGMHMFGWSRERAMNFMKDNTALSLHNVKTETDRYISWPAQALSYKIGELTIKRLRRKAEKALGDQFDIREFHHQILRHGSVPLFVLEDQIDKYIETTMNQVRK; encoded by the coding sequence GTGTTATCACCAAAATTAAAGCTTTGGACTAAGCGTTCAAGCGTCGCCGTTTATCTAACCGTCGCCTTATCTGGTTGTGCTATCACCGGAAGTGACAATAACGCTGAGTTTACTCAAATAGCGAGCGATGTCATGAAATTTAGAAGTGATATCAATGCTTATGGTCGTAGTGACGTACAAGCCGAGTTTCTACTGCCAAATCTCAGTGCAGAAAAGCTGGCGACCACAAACCAACAGCGTCTACAGTTTTTGGCTCAGCTCGACAATATCGACACTTCAGCGCTAAGTGAGGAAAATCAAATCAATCTCACTATTTTGCGTGCGCAAGTGCAAAATAGCGTCGATGAATATCGCTTTCATAGCCACTATATGCCGCTAACCTCGGAATACGGTTTTCATTCTGGTTTGTCTTTTATGATCTCTGGTCATGACTTTAAAAAGCGTGCTGGTTACGAGCTATATTTAGCACGTTTACAGCAAGTTCCTCGTTATTTTAACCAAAATATCGACTGGATGAAGGAAGGTATGGCGGTTGGTTTGACCCAGCCGAAAGCTGTGCTTGAAGGTTATGAAAGTTCTATCGAAGCTTATATCGTTGATGATGTGACAAAATCCGAGTTTTATGGTCCGTTTACACAAAATCAAGCGGGTTTACCTGATGCCGAATTTAAAGCACTGCAACAGCGTGCCAAAAAGATTATTCAAGGCGATGTGATCGCAGCATATCAAAATTACCTTAATTTCTTTGTTAATGAGTATCGTCCTGCGGCAAGAGCTGAAATTGGAATTTCTTCGACACCAAATGGTGAGGCATTTTATGCGAATCGTGCAAAATACTACACCACCACGAATATGACGCCTAAGGAGATCCATGAGCTTGGTCTCAAAGAGGTGGCTCGGATCCGTGCGGAGATGGAAAAGATTATTAAAAAAGTAGGCTTTAAGGGATCTTTTGCCGACTTTGTGCAGTTTTTAAGAACCGATCCACAGTTTTATGCCAAAACGCCTAAGGAATTACTCAAAGAAGCTGCTTATATTGCAAAAAAGATGGATGCTCAGTTACCTAAGCTATTCCATACATTACCAAGAAAGCCATACGGTGTCGCACCAGTGCCAGCGAGCATTGCACCTAAATATACAACTGGACGTTACTCTGGTGCCCGCAGCGATACCGACGCTGGCTATTATTGGGTAAATACCTACGCACTGGATAAGCGACCGCTTTATGTATTGGAAGCGTTGACTCTGCATGAAGCTGTACCTGGACACCACTTACAGATCTCCCTTAATGCTGAGCTAGACTATCTACCGGAATATCGTCGTAACGAATATATTTCAGCTTTTGGTGAAGGATGGGGGTTATATTCTGAGTTTTTAGGTATCGAAGCTGGATTTTATCAAGATCCTTACAGTGATTTTGGTCGCCTAACTTATGAGATGTGGCGAGCGGCTCGTTTGGTTGTAGACACTGGCATGCATATGTTTGGCTGGAGCCGTGAGCGAGCGATGAACTTTATGAAAGACAACACTGCCTTGTCCTTACATAACGTGAAAACGGAGACTGACCGCTATATCTCGTGGCCGGCTCAGGCATTGTCATACAAAATTGGTGAGCTAACTATTAAGCGCCTACGTCGCAAAGCAGAAAAAGCGCTAGGTGATCAGTTTGATATCCGTGAATTCCACCACCAAATCTTACGTCATGGCTCTGTACCATTATTTGTGCTTGAAGACCAAATCGACAAATATATTGAAACCACGATGAATCAAGTGCGTAAGTAA
- a CDS encoding 1,2-dihydroxy-3-keto-5-methylthiopentene dioxygenase yields MSQLTIYQVQNPSQALQQEQDANIIASLLAEQGVRFEQWQTSTDITAEMSQDDIINAYQSDIERLKAQGGYQTVDVISLAKGNPNASELRQKFLFEHTHSEDEVRFFVKGQGLFCLHLNDKVYQVLCQQGDLISVPENTPHWFDMGSEPEFTAIRLFNNQEGWVAKSTDSEIAKQFPLLD; encoded by the coding sequence ATGAGTCAACTGACTATCTACCAGGTACAGAATCCAAGCCAAGCTTTACAGCAAGAGCAAGACGCAAACATCATCGCATCTTTACTCGCAGAGCAAGGCGTACGCTTTGAACAATGGCAGACTAGCACCGATATCACAGCTGAAATGTCACAAGACGACATTATTAATGCCTACCAGAGCGATATTGAAAGATTAAAGGCACAAGGCGGTTATCAAACTGTCGACGTGATTTCACTCGCAAAGGGCAACCCTAACGCCTCTGAGTTGAGACAGAAATTTCTTTTTGAACATACTCATAGCGAAGATGAAGTGCGTTTTTTTGTTAAAGGACAAGGGCTATTCTGCTTACACTTAAACGATAAAGTATACCAAGTTTTATGCCAGCAAGGTGACCTAATCTCAGTGCCAGAAAATACGCCTCATTGGTTTGATATGGGTAGCGAACCAGAGTTTACGGCCATTCGCCTGTTCAATAATCAAGAGGGTTGGGTTGCGAAAAGCACGGACTCTGAAATTGCAAAACAGTTTCCATTGCTTGACTAG